ctgttgttgcttccagacaTGTTTCTGGGGATTAAGGGAACATTCAGAAAGACGCCAGCAgcggaaacagctgatcagtcatgtgaggtaaacgtTCGCTATGTCAGAGCTTATTCAACAAATGTTTCCATCTCCCCTTTAGGGAGTTTACTGGTTTacaaaaaattcaaatcaaatcaagctagTGTATTTTTTTGGGCGAAATTTAGGTTGTTAATTCGAATTCTGCTgcttccatcaaccttttctaatgtgaTATTTCAAAATACACATTAAAAAGGTTGATGAGAACACGGCTTGTCTGTCTGTGTAAGAGGGAGTATGTTTCTCAGGCCATATTTTCACTCTCCTCTCTAGCTTTCTCTCTTCTCTGCCATCTAACTCCCCACAGCATACTCTCTCTTTCTCAATCTGGCAATAATATCAAATGTCATCATGTTATCTGTGTTTCACCCCTCTTTCTAACCATCTGTTCTTCCTGTCCAACATCTAGACATCATTgcaaattacagacctatatctaatcttcttttcttatctaaaattcttgagaaagtagttgctaattaactttgtgaacatttacaaagtaatgacctacttgaggagtttcagtcaggcttcagagctcatcacagcactgaagcagctctggtgaaggtcactaatgatattcttatGGCCTCAGAtgatggacttgtgtctgtacttgtcctgttagatctcagtgctgcatttgatacagttgatcacaatattctcctacaaagacttgaacatactgtagggattaaggagaaagcattaggctggtttaaatctgatctgtcggacagattccagtttgttcatgttaataataaatctttctcAAACTCtaaggtcacttgtggagtaccatagggttcagtccttggaccaattctctttactatatatatgcttcagattggcaaaattatcagacagcatgggattaatttccactgttatgctgatgacattcagctatatttattcataaatcctGGTGAATCCAAAAAAATTACtatgactgcagtcatgtcttgatgacatcaaaagctggatgactttaaatttcctgcatttaaattctgacaagacagaagttgtaatctttggaccagagtcctcaaaaaataaagttcttaattaATAACTTagtctggatggcattaacttggcctctggtaataaagtaaaagatcttggtgttgtttttgaccaagacatgtcatttaaatcccatattaaacaggtttccagagtttcctttttttttacctccggaatatcaccagaattagaaacattctgtccaggagtgatgctgaaaaactagtccatgcatttgttacttcaaggctggactattgtaattctttactatcaggaagtccacaaaatgcagttcaaagccttcagctgatccaaaatgctacagcaagagttctgatgaaaatcaacaagagggatcatatttctcctgttttagcttcccttcattggcttcctgttaaatcaagaatagaatttaaaattctccttctaacgtataaagcccttaataatcaagctccatcatatatcagagctctgattaccccgtatgttcctaacagagcacttcgctcagactgcaggtctgctggtggttcctagagtctctaaaagtagaatgggaggcagatcctttaactatcaggctcctctcctgtggaaccaactcccagttttggtccgtgaggcagacaccccgtctactttttagactaatcttaaaactttcctttttgacaaagcttctagtcagagtggctccctgagctacctctatagttatgctgctataggcttaggctgctggaggacatcagggtctatttctctcacccTGCTGAgatctactgttctccagttttgcattgcttgtcgtcatttcagcttttaactttttgtgctctttttttcttcatagaaggtacacctggtctgacattctgttagctgtgacaacaTCCGGaaaagacagatcacccgctattaccatctaatgtagaacagattactggatcaatgtgtgcttctgtgctttctgtgtctctgctctgtcttctctaagccccagtgggtggaggcagatgagcgttcacattgagcctggttctggttctgctggaggttctcctccctgttaaaggggagttttcctctccactgtcgcttcatgcatgctcagtatgagggattgctgcaaagccatcaacaatgcagacgactgtccactgtggctctacgctctttcaggaggagtgaatgctgcttggagagacttgatgcaacctgctgggtttccttagagaggaaactttctcaccaacctggaggatctgatggagtctgactgtagaaagaaccttgagatgacgtgtgttgtgaattggagctatagaaATAACAATTGAATAGAACTGAATTGTAGCTAAAGCTGCCGTGGAGCAAACTGACAGAAATGAGGCTCCTGGATATTTGGCACCACCGGGTCCCCTAACCACCAATAAAGCAAACACTTTAtggtaaaaatggtaaatggactgaacttatatagcgcttttccagtcatgttgaccacccaaagcgctgtacactatagccacattcacccagtcgctctcactaacgcacacacatttatacaccgagacgcagctcggtgtATAAATTATGGAGGTTTTTGCTGCCCGAGGAGGTTCAACCAGTTAAAGGTAAAGGGATACAAACTTTTTCAGACAAAACCTCATTGATGTTGACACATTTTTACCTGTAAtagataaaaacatattttgtaaatCTGTAAGGTGTGTTATACCATTTCACAACCTTGTACATAATAACTTAGTCCTCAGTTCTCTTATTGTAATTGGGATTTTGTTACTACCAATGCATCAGTAGAAATGAGACCTATTCCCTGCACTACACATGAAAGATAACATCTTAAAAAGGCATAGCATTGCTTAATTTACTTACAATTCCTGGTAAGAACTGCAGCTGAAGTTCTGGTTGCCAAGTTGGACTAAGAAGCTCTCATCAACAAAGGGCAAAAGAGGAGCCATCTTCAGAGAGAACCACAGCCTGATAAATGCTGGGTCTCTGAAGTCACCCAGATTTAGACTATCCAGGATTCCAAATATTTCCAGAACATCGGCTCTAGATTCATTGGAGACctgttattttaacaaaaatgcaATTTGATGTTTGTAACAGTTTTTTCTCCCCATCTGCATATAGAGTGTGATAAATATTTAGATTGAGTATTGCATAAAATGAGAATTTCCTCAAATTACCTGGTTCAAATAGGCTTTTAAGGATGAGTCTACCAAGCGCCGGATGTTTTGTTCCATCTCTATGAGGAATCCCTCTGGTAGGCTTGCATTTTCCACCCTTTTACAAGTAAGATCCCTTACAAATATATCTACTGCTGTAGATATCTGGAAAAAGGCAGAGGAAGCAGTAATGTCTGTGACTAAACACCAGAGGGAGTCACGGCTGTGTGTTTACACTGCACATATTAATAGACTGATGATGATGTTGTGCAATGCTTACACTGCGACCAGCATCCTGTAGATTCACACCTTGGCAAGAGTCATGGATAACATTGAACTGGTTTAcagaaatcctttaaaaaatagaaaaacagaaaaaatgtattcttgATATGTAAACTTTTAGTGAATCAGTTTTCCAGCTCaaaaagaatatttattttaaataattaagaaaTAGAAGCAAAGTATGCATGCTGACCTGTTTTGATGTGTTGGTAAACTGTCACCTATATggaataaaactaataaattgTATTACACCTTGTATTTTATTATAGGGCATTGAgtagttttttgtattttttatgttgtcttttaaaatttttaattatatttttcataCCTTGTCTTGTGTTGGACTGAAAAGAAATTTACAATGCTAaatttttaaaagacatttcagaGATATTTTGCT
The sequence above is drawn from the Fundulus heteroclitus isolate FHET01 unplaced genomic scaffold, MU-UCD_Fhet_4.1 scaffold_99, whole genome shotgun sequence genome and encodes:
- the LOC118562608 gene encoding uncharacterized protein LOC118562608 — protein: MDVPQVSAHVLRLLLLGIVCISSLASTTSNTRQGDSLPTHQNRISVNQFNVIHDSCQGVNLQDAGRSISTAVDIFVRDLTCKRVENASLPEGFLIEMEQNIRRLVDSSLKAYLNQVSNESRADVLEIFGILDSLNLGDFRDPAFIRLWFSLKMAPLLPFVDESFLVQLGNQNFSCSSYQELIRSITVELQTIQGTDRKLIYSNFITTLLK